In the genome of Mycobacteriales bacterium, the window GCCGAGCACGTCGCACAGCGTGTTGGTGCAGACCGAGACCAGGTACTCGCCGGTCGGGCGGCGCTTGTACATCGTGTAGAACGTCGCGACCGCGCCGACCTCGGCCTTGGTCAGCCCGAGCTCCTCGGCGCAGAACCGCACGCCCTCGGGCGACACGTACCCGTCCTCGGACTGCACGAGGTGCAGCATCGGCAGCAGGGCCGAGCGCGACCGCGGGTAGCGGGCCACGATCTCCCGTGCGGCCAGCCGGGTCTCGTCCGTCAGCGGCATGTTCCCGCGCTCCTGCTCACGAGTAGCTCCTCCGCTCGTCCGGCGGCGGGATGGTGGCGCCCTTGTACTGCACGGGCACGCCGCCGAGCGGGTAGTCCTTGCGCTGGGGGTGACCGTCCCAGTCGTCCGGCATGAGGATCCGGGTCAGCGCCGGGTGGCCGTCGTAGATGATCCCGAACATGTCCCAGCTCTCCCGCTCCTGCCAGTCGGCGGTCGGGTAGACGCTGGTGATCGAGGGCAGGTGCGGGTCCTCCACGGACACCGCGGTCTCCAGCCGGATCTTGCGCCGGTACGTCATCGAGGTCAGGTGCACCACGGAGTGCAACCGGTCCGGGGTGCCGAGGTAGTCGACGCCGGAGACCGACACGCAGAGCTCGAACCGCAGCGCCGGGTCGTCGCGCAATGTCCGGCACAGCTCCAGCAGGTGGTCGCGCTCGACGTACAGCGTCATCTCGCCGCGATCGACGACGACCGTGGACACGGCCTCGTCGAAGGCCGGGTACGCGTCGATCAGCGCGTCGGCGACCTCGTCGAGACCCTCCCCGTACGGCCGCTCGGCCGGGGCCGGCGCCCACGTCCGGCGGACCAGGCCGCCGAAGCCGGAGGTGTCGCCCGACCCGTGCGCGCCGAAGGACCCGCGGCCGATCGGCCCGGGGGCCGCCTCGGCCGGGGTCGCCCGACGCTGGTCCGGCAGCGAGCCCGCGCTGTCGGGACCGGAACCTGGCTCTGTCATGCGGCTGCTCCGCGAGCTCCGTAGAAGGTCATCTCACTTCCCGTACTTCACCGAGGACGCGACCAGCTCGGTCCGCTGACCGGCGAGCGCCTTGGCCCGACGCGGGCCGAGCGGCTCGTGCTGGATCTTGTCGTGCAGCTTGAGGATCGAGTCGATGAGCATCTCCGGCCGCGGCGGGCAGCCGGGCAGATACATGTCCACCGGCACGATGTGGTCGACGCCCTGCAGGATCGCGTAGTTGTTGAACATGCCGCCCGAGGACGCACAGACGCCCATCGACAGCACCCACTTCGGCTCCGGCATCTGGTCGTAGACCTGGCGCAGCACCGGGGCCATCTTCTGGCTGACCCGGCCGGCGACGATCATGAGGTCGGCCTGCCGCGGCGAGGCCCGGAAGACCTCCATGCCGAACCGGGCCAGGTCGTGCTTCGGCCCGCCGGCCGCCATCATCTCGATCGCGCAGCAGGCCAGCCCGAACGTGGCCGGCCAGAGCGAGGACTTCCGGCTCCAGTTGACGATCTTCTCGACGCTGGTCAGCAGGATCCCGCTGGGGATCTTCTCTTCCAGTCCCATGCCGCTACCTCTAATCCCAGTCGAGCCCGCCGCGACGCCAGACGTAGGCGTACGCGATGAACACGGTGGCGATGAACAGGACTATCTCGACCAGCCCGAGGATGCCCAGGTTCTTGCTGGCCACGGCCCAGGGGTAGAGGAAGATCGTCTCGATGTCGAAGATGATGAAGAGCATCGCGGTCAGGTAGAACTTCACCGGGAACCGGCTGCCCCCGGCCGGCTGCGGCGTCGGCTCGATGCCGCACTCGTAGAAGTCGACCTTGGCGCGGTTGTAGCGGCGCGGCCCGACGAAGGGAGCGGCGGTGACGGAGCCGACCGCGAACAGCGCGGCCAGGGCGAACAGCGTCACGATCGGGACATAGGGCGAGAGCATCCGGGTGCCTCCCTCCTTGACGGGCGGTTGCAGACTACGGACTGCGGCGGACAGTTCAGACGGCGGGGGCGAGCCTGGTCAGCGCGGTGATGACGCGGTCGGCGGCGTCCCCGCCGCGCGGGTCGGTGAGGTTGGCCATCAGCTTGAGCACGAACTTCATCAGCAGCGGCCGCGGCAACCCGTGCTGGGTGGCGATCTTCATGACGTGCGGGTTGCCGATCAGCTTCACGAAGATCCCGCCGAGCCGGTAGTACCCGCCGTACTCGGCCTTCAGCGCCTGCGGGTACGCCGCCAGCGCCTTCTCCCGGGCCGCCCCGGCCGGGCGGCCCAGGGCCTGGGCCACGTGCTCGGCGGCCAGCCGCCCGGTCTCCATCGCGTACGCGATGCCCTCGCCGTTGAACGGGTTGACCGCGCCGGCCGCGTCCCCGGCCAGCAGCAGGCCGCGGGAGTAGTGCGGGGTGCGGTTGAAGCCCATCGGCAGGCCGCCGCCGCGGACCGGGCCGGTCGCGTTCTCCTCGACGTACCCCCACTCCTCGGGCAGGCCGCCGAGCCAGGACGCGAGCAGCCCCCGGTAGTCGGTCGACCCGTACGCCGCGGAGGAGTTGAGGATGCCGAGGCCCACGTTGGAGGTGCCGTCGCCGACGCCGAAGATCCAGCCGTACCCGGGCATCAGGATCCGGCTGCCGTCCGGCTCGGTGTGCCAGAGCTCGAGCCAGGACTCCAGGTAGTCGTCGTTCGTCCGGGGGCTGGTGAAG includes:
- a CDS encoding NADH-quinone oxidoreductase subunit C; this encodes MTEPGSGPDSAGSLPDQRRATPAEAAPGPIGRGSFGAHGSGDTSGFGGLVRRTWAPAPAERPYGEGLDEVADALIDAYPAFDEAVSTVVVDRGEMTLYVERDHLLELCRTLRDDPALRFELCVSVSGVDYLGTPDRLHSVVHLTSMTYRRKIRLETAVSVEDPHLPSITSVYPTADWQERESWDMFGIIYDGHPALTRILMPDDWDGHPQRKDYPLGGVPVQYKGATIPPPDERRSYS
- a CDS encoding NADH-quinone oxidoreductase subunit B family protein, which produces MGLEEKIPSGILLTSVEKIVNWSRKSSLWPATFGLACCAIEMMAAGGPKHDLARFGMEVFRASPRQADLMIVAGRVSQKMAPVLRQVYDQMPEPKWVLSMGVCASSGGMFNNYAILQGVDHIVPVDMYLPGCPPRPEMLIDSILKLHDKIQHEPLGPRRAKALAGQRTELVASSVKYGK
- a CDS encoding geranylgeranyl reductase family protein, coding for MVAEQDADVIVVGAGPAGSTAAYYLAQAGLSVLMLEKTSFPREKVCGDGLTPRAVHSLIAMGIPTDEKDGWIRNQGLRVLGGGLRLHLPWPELASWPDYGLVRPRLDFDETLVRHAEKAGARLREQVTVTAPVQDRTGRVVGVETRTQDGPATFRAPLVLAADGVSGRLALALGIAKRDDRPMGVAVRRYFTSPRTNDDYLESWLELWHTEPDGSRILMPGYGWIFGVGDGTSNVGLGILNSSAAYGSTDYRGLLASWLGGLPEEWGYVEENATGPVRGGGLPMGFNRTPHYSRGLLLAGDAAGAVNPFNGEGIAYAMETGRLAAEHVAQALGRPAGAAREKALAAYPQALKAEYGGYYRLGGIFVKLIGNPHVMKIATQHGLPRPLLMKFVLKLMANLTDPRGGDAADRVITALTRLAPAV
- a CDS encoding NADH-quinone oxidoreductase subunit A, translating into MLSPYVPIVTLFALAALFAVGSVTAAPFVGPRRYNRAKVDFYECGIEPTPQPAGGSRFPVKFYLTAMLFIIFDIETIFLYPWAVASKNLGILGLVEIVLFIATVFIAYAYVWRRGGLDWD